A stretch of the Gossypium hirsutum isolate 1008001.06 chromosome D07, Gossypium_hirsutum_v2.1, whole genome shotgun sequence genome encodes the following:
- the LOC107956602 gene encoding uncharacterized protein: MASSLLPSSFTIVSPSFKHHNNRHQPFQVRAQSCRDGGGRSSNGVDANLRVLKERIEVVKMKEKLGRCCRYEYGWNYAKGYNYNKVKRNGEISELFELLGLVGATIGSTCFTGTLFLCLFSIFVHLQS; this comes from the exons ATGGCTTCTTCTTTATTACCTTCTTCTTTTACCATAGTTTCTCCATCTTTCAAGCATCACAATAATCGTCATCAACCCTTTCAAGTTAGAGCTCAAAGCTGCAGAGATGGAG GTGGAAGATCTAGCAATGGGGTGGATGCGAATTTGAGGGTTTTAAAGGAGAGAATAGAGGTGGTGAAGATGAAGGAGAAGCTTGGGAGATGTTGCAGATATGAATATGGATGGAATTATGCAAAAGGGTATAATTATAATAAAGTGAAAAGAAATGGGGAGATTTCAGAATTGTTTGAACTTCTGGGTTTGGTTGGGGCAACTATTGGCTCAACTTGCTTTACTGGAACTCTTTTCCTTTGCCTTTTTTCTATATTTGTTCATTTACAgtcatga